The following are encoded together in the Pleurocapsa sp. FMAR1 genome:
- a CDS encoding toxin HicA yields the protein MAQIKKLVAQFKENPKNVKFNDLVKVCDRYFGDARQSGSSHCVYKTPWHGDPRVNIQSKNGCAKPYQVKQVLAAISKIEEMKNG from the coding sequence ATGGCACAAATTAAAAAACTTGTAGCCCAATTTAAGGAAAATCCCAAAAACGTTAAATTTAATGATTTAGTTAAAGTCTGCGATCGCTATTTTGGTGATGCTAGACAATCAGGCTCAAGTCATTGTGTATACAAAACACCCTGGCACGGAGATCCCCGTGTCAACATTCAAAGCAAGAATGGTTGTGCAAAACCTTATCAAGTAAAACAGGTTCTAGCAGCAATCTCAAAAATAGAGGAGATGAAAAATGGTTAA
- a CDS encoding type II toxin-antitoxin system HicB family antitoxin — protein sequence MVNYEHYSYRVIWSSEDGEYVGLCSEFPSLSYLDENQIAALAGINNLVKDIVVDMEANGEKIPAPISEKTYSGKFQVRTTPELHRMLAIQAADENVSLNRLINYKLAC from the coding sequence ATGGTTAATTACGAACACTATAGCTATAGAGTTATCTGGTCTAGTGAAGATGGAGAATATGTAGGTCTATGTTCAGAATTTCCTAGCTTGTCTTATCTTGATGAAAATCAGATTGCAGCACTCGCAGGTATAAATAATTTAGTCAAAGATATTGTGGTTGATATGGAAGCTAACGGTGAAAAAATTCCTGCTCCTATATCGGAGAAAACCTACAGCGGTAAATTTCAGGTTCGGACAACCCCTGAACTTCATCGTATGTTGGCCATACAAGCAGCAGATGAAAATGTCAGCTTAAATCGATTGATAAATTATAAGTTAGCTTGCTAA
- a CDS encoding pyridoxal phosphate-dependent aminotransferase — MSLTSQNFNSRMDRVQLPLIPFVSELIRRNPGTISLGQGVVAYPPPPKAIASLQLFLAQPGNHLYQAVTGIEPLIEAIETKLAQDNKIKVGDRHCIVVTAGSNMAFMNAVLGITKAGDEIILNTPYYFNHEMAITMANCHPVLVSTDAQYQLDIEAISKAVTPKTKAIVTISPNNPTGAVYTEQSLKAVNNLCRDRGIYHISDEAYEYFTYDGVKHTSPGAFTDSPHTISLFSLSKAYGFASWRIGYMVIPQHLLMPIKKIQDTNLICPPVVSQYAALGALQTGISYCQQHLPEIAKVRAIFTKQLKSIPEICNVTTGDGAFYFFLKINTDLNDLDLVRQLVEKHQVAVIPGSTFGMENGCYLRVAYGSLQLSTAEAGIKRLISGLKNICG, encoded by the coding sequence ATGTCATTAACCAGCCAAAACTTCAACTCGCGCATGGATCGGGTACAGCTACCGTTGATTCCTTTTGTGAGTGAATTAATTCGACGCAATCCAGGCACAATATCATTAGGACAGGGCGTAGTTGCTTATCCGCCACCACCCAAGGCGATCGCATCTTTGCAATTATTTTTAGCTCAACCAGGCAATCATCTATACCAAGCCGTCACAGGAATTGAACCCTTAATAGAAGCGATCGAGACTAAACTTGCTCAGGATAACAAAATTAAAGTTGGCGATCGACACTGCATTGTCGTGACTGCTGGCAGCAATATGGCATTTATGAATGCAGTCCTAGGGATTACCAAGGCAGGAGACGAGATTATCCTTAATACTCCCTATTATTTTAACCATGAGATGGCAATTACCATGGCTAATTGTCATCCCGTATTAGTTAGCACCGATGCCCAATATCAGCTAGATATTGAGGCTATATCAAAAGCAGTTACACCAAAAACCAAGGCGATTGTGACTATTTCGCCCAATAATCCTACGGGGGCAGTATATACTGAGCAAAGCTTAAAAGCAGTAAATAATCTCTGTCGCGATCGCGGTATCTATCACATTAGCGATGAGGCTTATGAATACTTTACCTACGACGGAGTTAAGCATACTTCTCCTGGTGCTTTTACAGATAGTCCCCATACTATTTCTCTTTTTAGCCTCTCCAAAGCCTATGGCTTCGCTAGCTGGCGCATCGGCTATATGGTTATTCCTCAACACTTGTTAATGCCAATAAAAAAAATACAGGATACCAATTTAATTTGTCCTCCAGTGGTTTCTCAATATGCCGCCTTGGGTGCATTGCAAACAGGAATTAGCTATTGTCAACAACATTTACCAGAGATTGCCAAAGTAAGAGCTATTTTTACCAAACAGCTAAAGTCAATTCCAGAGATCTGTAACGTTACCACTGGAGATGGCGCGTTTTATTTCTTTTTGAAAATCAATACCGATCTTAATGATTTAGATTTAGTTAGGCAGCTAGTCGAAAAACACCAGGTAGCAGTAATCCCTGGTAGCACTTTTGGTATGGAAAATGGCTGTTATCTCAGGGTGGCTTATGGTAGTCTGCAACTGTCTACTGCTGAAGCGGGAATTAAACGATTAATTAGCGGTTTGAAAAATATCTGTGGATAA
- a CDS encoding metal ABC transporter substrate-binding protein: MAQIILRRGIILFFSITLGMWIAGCNGTEETSSADTEAKKKVLTTFTVIADMAQKVAGDKLVVESITRVGAEIHGYEPTPSDIVKAQDSDLILYNGLGLERWFEQFLGSVKDVPSVVLTEGIKPIPIAEGSYADKPNPHAWMSPRNALVYVENTRKAFVKLDPENADTYNANAKAYSQKLKAIDEELETDLQQVPENQRYLVSCEGAFSYLTRDYGMKEIYMWPINAEQQFTPKQVQGVIESVKANDVPTIFCESTVNNEGQKQVAKTTGARFGGNLYVDSLSTEEGPVPTYLDLLEYDARTISNGLLAGSNK; the protein is encoded by the coding sequence ATGGCACAAATTATTTTGAGACGAGGCATTATCTTATTCTTTAGCATAACGCTAGGGATGTGGATTGCTGGCTGTAATGGGACAGAGGAAACTTCATCAGCAGACACCGAAGCTAAAAAGAAAGTCCTTACTACTTTTACTGTCATAGCAGACATGGCTCAAAAGGTGGCAGGGGACAAGCTGGTTGTGGAATCGATTACTCGCGTTGGCGCAGAAATCCACGGCTACGAACCTACACCTAGCGACATAGTAAAAGCCCAAGATTCTGACCTGATTCTCTACAACGGCTTGGGTCTGGAACGCTGGTTTGAGCAGTTCTTAGGCAGCGTGAAGGATGTGCCCTCGGTGGTACTGACAGAAGGAATTAAGCCGATTCCCATTGCGGAAGGCTCTTATGCTGACAAACCCAATCCTCATGCCTGGATGTCGCCTCGCAATGCGCTGGTCTACGTCGAGAATACTCGTAAAGCATTTGTGAAACTAGATCCAGAGAACGCAGATACCTACAACGCCAATGCAAAGGCATATAGCCAAAAACTAAAAGCCATTGATGAAGAGCTAGAAACGGACTTGCAGCAAGTACCCGAAAACCAACGCTATTTAGTAAGTTGCGAAGGGGCATTTTCTTATCTTACTCGCGACTATGGCATGAAAGAAATTTATATGTGGCCTATCAATGCCGAACAGCAGTTTACTCCCAAGCAGGTACAGGGCGTAATTGAATCCGTGAAAGCAAACGATGTGCCGACTATTTTTTGTGAAAGCACCGTCAACAATGAAGGACAAAAACAGGTTGCGAAAACAACAGGGGCAAGGTTTGGGGGCAACCTCTATGTAGATTCCCTTTCCACCGAAGAAGGGCCAGTTCCCACCTATTTAGATTTACTCGAATACGATGCCCGCACTATTAGTAATGGTTTGCTGGCGGGTAGTAATAAGTAG
- the panD gene encoding aspartate 1-decarboxylase, which translates to MTQIKLMHGKLHRVRVTEANVNYVGSITIDRDLMDKVGILPLEEVDIINLENGKRWSTYAISGEAGTGEICPNGGAALLCKPGDLLIIIAYEYCDRAKVMSSGHQAKVIVADENNRCQKFIEQNLVVNGDRLELSQPSNSRNPN; encoded by the coding sequence ATGACTCAAATTAAGTTAATGCACGGCAAGCTTCATCGCGTCAGGGTTACAGAAGCTAATGTAAATTATGTTGGCAGTATCACTATCGATCGAGACTTAATGGACAAAGTTGGTATCCTGCCTTTAGAAGAAGTAGATATAATTAACCTAGAAAATGGTAAACGCTGGTCTACCTATGCGATCTCAGGAGAAGCAGGTACAGGAGAAATCTGCCCTAATGGTGGTGCAGCCTTGCTATGTAAACCTGGAGATCTCTTGATTATTATTGCCTATGAATATTGCGATCGCGCTAAGGTTATGAGTAGTGGACATCAGGCAAAGGTGATTGTAGCTGATGAAAACAATCGCTGTCAAAAGTTTATTGAACAGAATCTGGTTGTCAATGGCGATCGCCTAGAGCTATCTCAACCGTCCAATTCTCGTAATCCGAACTGA
- a CDS encoding 4-hydroxybenzoate solanesyltransferase yields the protein MTQEQIKSEPTWQKVIRLLRWDKPAGRLILMIPALWGVFLAAKGTPPVLLVGVIILGTLATSAAGCIVNDLWDKDIDTQVARTKSRPLASRALSVKVGIAIFMVALVCAAILAIYLNPLSFILCVAAVPLIVFYPLAKRVFPVPQLVLSLAWGFAVLISWTAVTATIEPATWLLWGATVAWTMGFDTGYALSDREDDLKVGINSSAIFFGKYTPGAIAIFYAITVGLLACLGLVLALGLAFWVSLALATAGWTWQYLKLRQPNIPRSVYGKVLKQNVWLGFILLAGMILGYLA from the coding sequence ATGACTCAGGAGCAAATTAAGAGCGAACCAACTTGGCAGAAGGTAATACGTCTGTTGCGTTGGGATAAGCCAGCAGGAAGACTAATTTTGATGATTCCTGCCCTGTGGGGTGTATTTTTGGCTGCTAAAGGAACACCTCCTGTTCTTTTGGTGGGCGTAATAATTTTAGGTACTTTAGCCACTAGTGCAGCAGGTTGTATAGTTAACGATCTCTGGGATAAAGATATTGACACCCAGGTAGCTAGAACAAAATCTCGCCCTTTAGCATCCCGCGCCCTGTCAGTAAAAGTGGGAATTGCTATTTTTATGGTTGCTTTAGTCTGTGCTGCCATACTAGCCATTTATCTTAATCCTCTCAGCTTTATTCTCTGTGTAGCTGCTGTTCCTTTGATTGTTTTCTATCCTTTGGCAAAGCGTGTATTTCCTGTTCCTCAGTTAGTTTTATCCTTAGCTTGGGGTTTTGCAGTGTTAATTAGCTGGACTGCTGTAACGGCAACTATTGAACCTGCTACCTGGTTACTTTGGGGTGCAACCGTAGCCTGGACGATGGGTTTTGATACAGGTTATGCCCTATCCGATCGAGAAGATGATTTAAAAGTTGGCATCAATTCTAGTGCTATCTTTTTTGGTAAATATACCCCAGGCGCGATCGCTATTTTTTATGCTATTACAGTAGGCTTGTTGGCTTGCTTAGGCTTGGTGCTAGCTTTAGGTTTGGCTTTCTGGGTTAGCTTGGCTTTGGCTACGGCTGGCTGGACATGGCAATATCTTAAACTGCGTCAGCCAAATATCCCTCGATCTGTTTATGGCAAAGTTTTAAAACAAAATGTCTGGTTAGGTTTTATCTTGCTGGCGGGAATGATTTTAGGTTATTTAGCTTAA
- the crtH gene encoding carotenoid isomerase: protein MSATATITPTTTYDVVVIGSGIGGLVTATQLAAKGAKVLVLERYLIPGGSGGYFEREGYRFDVGASMIFGLGDKGTTNLLTRALDAVDMKIEAIADPVQIHYHLPDDLELKVHRDYEEFLQELVAIFPHEEKGIRGFYGECWDVFNYLNSMELLSLEEPRYLMRVFFQKPLSCLGLAKYLPINAGDIARKHISDPKLLNFIDMECYCWSVVPAAKTPMINAGMVFSDRHYGGINYPKGGVGQIAQKLAEGLIEAGGEIKYKTRVTNILLENGKAVGVKTAQGKEYRAKKVVSNATRWDTFGKLVPSANTPKKEQKWQQRYKKSPSFLSLHLGVDAKVLPEGTECHHIILENWDKLEDSQGTIFVSIPTLFEPSLAPEGHHIIHSFTPSWIEEWQGLTPHEYQAKKEEVAASLIKRLETIFPGLSAALDYQEVGTPRTHRRFLGREDGTYGPIPRRKLAGLLGMPFNRTKISGLYCVGDSTFPGQGLNAVAFSGMSCGHRVAVDLGL from the coding sequence ATGAGCGCGACTGCAACAATCACTCCTACTACAACTTATGATGTGGTAGTTATTGGTTCTGGCATTGGGGGTTTAGTTACGGCTACCCAATTAGCAGCCAAAGGAGCAAAAGTATTAGTTTTAGAACGTTATTTGATTCCTGGTGGTAGTGGCGGCTATTTTGAGCGAGAAGGCTATCGCTTTGATGTCGGTGCATCAATGATTTTTGGTTTGGGCGACAAAGGAACAACCAATTTACTGACTCGCGCTTTAGATGCGGTAGACATGAAGATTGAAGCCATTGCCGATCCAGTTCAAATTCATTACCATTTACCAGATGATTTAGAACTCAAGGTTCATCGCGACTACGAAGAATTTTTACAAGAACTAGTTGCTATTTTTCCCCACGAAGAAAAAGGTATTCGCGGTTTTTATGGCGAATGTTGGGATGTGTTTAATTACCTCAACTCGATGGAGTTACTTTCATTAGAAGAACCTCGCTATTTGATGCGTGTGTTTTTCCAGAAGCCATTATCTTGTTTGGGTTTAGCAAAGTATTTACCTATCAATGCGGGAGATATTGCTCGTAAACATATTAGCGATCCTAAACTACTTAATTTTATTGACATGGAATGCTATTGCTGGTCAGTTGTGCCTGCTGCGAAGACTCCTATGATTAATGCGGGAATGGTATTTAGCGATCGCCATTATGGAGGCATTAACTACCCCAAAGGCGGTGTCGGGCAAATTGCTCAAAAGCTGGCTGAGGGATTAATTGAGGCAGGTGGAGAAATTAAATACAAAACTAGAGTTACTAATATTCTGCTCGAAAATGGTAAAGCAGTGGGGGTCAAAACCGCACAAGGTAAGGAATATCGCGCTAAAAAAGTCGTTTCCAACGCTACTAGATGGGATACTTTTGGTAAACTTGTTCCTTCAGCAAATACTCCCAAAAAAGAACAAAAGTGGCAACAAAGATATAAAAAATCTCCTAGCTTTCTTAGTCTGCACTTGGGGGTTGATGCCAAAGTTTTACCTGAAGGTACGGAATGTCATCATATTATCCTCGAAAATTGGGACAAGCTTGAAGACAGCCAAGGAACTATTTTTGTCTCTATTCCTACTCTGTTTGAACCTAGTTTAGCTCCAGAGGGACATCATATTATTCATAGCTTTACCCCAAGCTGGATCGAAGAGTGGCAAGGATTGACTCCTCATGAGTATCAAGCTAAAAAAGAAGAAGTTGCCGCTAGTCTAATTAAAAGACTCGAAACAATATTTCCTGGACTATCAGCAGCATTGGACTATCAAGAAGTTGGCACACCTCGGACTCATCGCCGTTTTTTGGGCAGAGAAGATGGTACTTATGGTCCTATTCCTCGCCGTAAGCTAGCTGGTTTACTGGGAATGCCTTTTAATCGTACCAAGATCTCAGGACTATATTGTGTTGGGGATAGTACTTTCCCTGGTCAAGGTTTAAATGCTGTTGCTTTTTCGGGCATGAGTTGTGGGCATCGTGTCGCAGTCGATTTAGGACTATGA
- a CDS encoding YiaA/YiaB family inner membrane protein, with product MSRKSVNQDHSSAWVVQTWLSFVLSISATAIGILYLPVDGWVKGFMGMGLTFTVGSTISLTKTQRDIHEGKKLTTRIEEARVERILTEHDSLK from the coding sequence ATGAGCAGAAAATCAGTTAACCAAGATCATAGTTCAGCTTGGGTAGTTCAAACTTGGTTATCTTTTGTTCTTTCTATTTCGGCTACGGCAATAGGAATACTATACTTACCCGTAGATGGTTGGGTCAAAGGTTTTATGGGCATGGGATTGACCTTTACCGTTGGTTCAACTATCAGCCTAACTAAAACTCAAAGAGATATTCATGAAGGGAAAAAATTGACCACCAGAATTGAGGAAGCAAGGGTAGAGCGGATTTTGACAGAACACGATAGTCTGAAATGA